One genomic region from Vanacampus margaritifer isolate UIUO_Vmar chromosome 2, RoL_Vmar_1.0, whole genome shotgun sequence encodes:
- the LOC144042725 gene encoding uncharacterized protein LOC144042725 isoform X2 gives MPRKGKRSEAAKRQWKKLDLAAMELRPNSAPQHVSSVGAKALVPGRGTGWRHRVREWPVSAVTGRRHKLVIPSLNQDNKFVLVVGDSHLRAFADGVVKMPEGHFSFGVMSTPGANAVLPRSPEAVCILAPSNNLGRPIAEAAADFGQFLRTVCSRWPNVVVLDFPPRLTVELAQQDLLRQEYHRVAALMGIRYLSVAGHFPLSQLHLWCRDGVHLSDSDGMPVLARLLWDAVNMRMERTAF, from the exons ATGCCGCGGAAGGGGAAGCGTTCAGAGGCAGCCAAGCGCCAATGGAAGAAGCTGGACCTTGCTGCTATGGAACTGAGGCCAAACAGCGCACCCCAGCAT GTGTCCTCTGTTGGTGCCAAGGCTCTGGTACCAG GCAGAGGCACTGGCTGGCGCCACAGAGTTCGGGAATGGCCAGTTTCAGCTGTGACTGGGCGGAGGCACAAACTGGTCATTCCATCACTGAACCAGGACAACAAg tttGTCCTGGTTGTTGGTGACTCCCACCTGCGAGCCTTTGCCGATGGGGTTGTGAAGATGCCGGAGGGACATTTCTCTTTTGGCGTGATGTCCACCCCGGGTGCCA ATGCTGTTCTGCCTCGGTCACCCGAGGCGGTCTGCATTTTGGCTCCCAGCAACAACTTGGGCCGCCCCATCGCTGAGGCAGCGGCTGACTTTGGCCAGTTCTTGCGCACCGTCTGCAGCCGCTGGCCCAAC GTTGTTGTCCTGGACTTCCCCCCTCGTCTGACCGTCGAGCTGGCCCAGCAGGACCTTTTACGCCAGGAGTACCACCGGGTGGCAGCACTTATGG GTATTCGCTACCTATCTGTTGCTGGCCACTTCCCGCTGTCACAGCTTCACTTGTGGTGTAGAGACGGG GTACACCTCAGTGACAGCGATGGGATGCCGGTGCTTGCGCGGTTGCTGTGGGATGCTGTCAACATGCGGATGGAGAGGACtgctttctga
- the LOC144042725 gene encoding uncharacterized protein LOC144042725 isoform X1 — protein sequence MPRKGKRSEAAKRQWKKLDLAAMELRPNSAPQHVSSVGAKALVPGRGTGWRHRVREWPVSAVTGRRHKLVIPSLNQDNKFVLVVGDSHLRAFADGVVKMPEGHFSFGVMSTPGARASELRAEVLNAVLPRSPEAVCILAPSNNLGRPIAEAAADFGQFLRTVCSRWPNVVVLDFPPRLTVELAQQDLLRQEYHRVAALMGIRYLSVAGHFPLSQLHLWCRDGVHLSDSDGMPVLARLLWDAVNMRMERTAF from the exons ATGCCGCGGAAGGGGAAGCGTTCAGAGGCAGCCAAGCGCCAATGGAAGAAGCTGGACCTTGCTGCTATGGAACTGAGGCCAAACAGCGCACCCCAGCAT GTGTCCTCTGTTGGTGCCAAGGCTCTGGTACCAG GCAGAGGCACTGGCTGGCGCCACAGAGTTCGGGAATGGCCAGTTTCAGCTGTGACTGGGCGGAGGCACAAACTGGTCATTCCATCACTGAACCAGGACAACAAg tttGTCCTGGTTGTTGGTGACTCCCACCTGCGAGCCTTTGCCGATGGGGTTGTGAAGATGCCGGAGGGACATTTCTCTTTTGGCGTGATGTCCACCCCGGGTGCCAGGGCCTCCGAGTTGCGTGCTGAGGTGCTGAATGCTGTTCTGCCTCGGTCACCCGAGGCGGTCTGCATTTTGGCTCCCAGCAACAACTTGGGCCGCCCCATCGCTGAGGCAGCGGCTGACTTTGGCCAGTTCTTGCGCACCGTCTGCAGCCGCTGGCCCAAC GTTGTTGTCCTGGACTTCCCCCCTCGTCTGACCGTCGAGCTGGCCCAGCAGGACCTTTTACGCCAGGAGTACCACCGGGTGGCAGCACTTATGG GTATTCGCTACCTATCTGTTGCTGGCCACTTCCCGCTGTCACAGCTTCACTTGTGGTGTAGAGACGGG GTACACCTCAGTGACAGCGATGGGATGCCGGTGCTTGCGCGGTTGCTGTGGGATGCTGTCAACATGCGGATGGAGAGGACtgctttctga